A single region of the Mercenaria mercenaria strain notata chromosome 6, MADL_Memer_1, whole genome shotgun sequence genome encodes:
- the LOC128557557 gene encoding uncharacterized protein LOC128557557, protein MPYHYRTYDTESLQMAAAAVQRKLMSARKAAVEFRVPRSTLQDHVRFSVTQKEGPVCRQPGRKRDLSADEETSLAEYLRYMASQGLPATREVLRQKVVDIILLSGGKSRINTERGPTDRWIRQFLERHGLSDRLAENISKARASMSTPAVVDEFFEFFREVMTQYDLLDKPERIFNCDETGWTGKEKSAKKVIGPKGGHLCRGQNTPGSHITAHVCVCASGRFLPTLVVYQGSLPHKSIEGVPDTWQFAATETGYLNADLFHQWFTKLFIPHCGKERPVVLIMDNHNSHVSVNTVKDAIDNDIVLVGLPGNTTHILQPLDVKVFGPLKSRVDTICSNMPFARRGTRLSKIHFPAVLRHAMEQATPASIRKSFEVTGLCPLSRAAIDTSQLLRPAFGPVAVGGESTISTTCPTCGHFVTNPLVTMGIVTEPLARVLLPPPTAPLTEKKQSSKRVEKGRVLSTQEILSSLQEKEKKEEERRAAIATRKLEAEKRREAKAKDAEERRLKRAEEQTKRAEKRKREEEEKAERKRLREERKAQKEARSLRREIVVIDELRASMYICNVCGGRGRKDDEVNGVEWYGCDGCEAWYHDGCLSVRELEFVRVSLNERSDWLCKSCSACLYEE, encoded by the exons atgcCTTACCATTACCGAACATATGACACTGAATCACTGCAGATGGCTGCGGCGGCAGTACAAAGAAAGCTCATGTCTGCCAGAAAAGCAGCTGTAGAGTTTAGGGTGCCTCGGTCAACACTACAAGACCATGTACGATTTTCAGTGACGCAAAAGGAAGGGCCAGTTTGTCGTCAGCCAGGTCGAAAACGAGATTTGAGTGCGGATGAGGAGACGTCACTGGCTGAGTACCTTCGATATATGGCCAGTCAAGGGCTCCCAGCAACCAGGGAAGTTCTGCGGCAAAAGGTCGTAGATATCATACTGTTGTCAG GTGGCAAATCGAGAATAAATACTGAGAGAGGCCCAACTGACAGATGGATTCGGCAGTTTCTAGAGAGACACGGTCTCTCTGACAGACTTGCTGAGAACATAAGCAAGGCCAGGGCGTCTATGTCAACACCTGCAGTAGTTGATGAGTTTTTTGAATTCTTCAGAGAAGTAATGACGCAGTATGATCTCCTGGACAAGCCTGAAAGG ATATTCAACTGTGACGAAACTGGCTGGACCGGGAAAGAGAAATCAGCCAAGAAGGTGATCGGTCCTAAGGGTGGTCATCTGTGCAGGGGTCAGAATACTCCCGGAAGCCACATCACAGCACATGTCTGTGTTTGCGCATCCGGCAGGTTCTTGCCAACACTCGTTGTTTACCAG GGCTCCTTACCTCACAAATCTATAGAGGGTGTACCAGACACATGGCAGTTTGCGGCTACAGAAACGGGCTACCTTAACGCAGATCTATTCCATCAGTGGTTTACTAAACTTTTTATTCCTCATTGTGGAAAGGAGAGGCCAGTTGTGCTGATAATGGATAACCACAACAGTCATGTGTCCGTCAATACAGTGAAAGACGCCATTGACAATGATATAGTGCTAGTTGGTCTGCCAGGCAACACGACGCATATCCTGCAGCCTCTAGATGTTAAG GTGTTTGGTCCTCTGAAGTCACGAGTGGACACGATCTGCAGCAACATGCCATTCGCCCGTCGAGGAACGAGGTTGTCCAAGATACACTTTCCTGCTGTACTCAGACACGCCATGGAACAGGCCACCCCTGCCTCTATTCGGAAGTCATTTGAAGTGACCGGCCTATGTCCATTAAGCAGAGCTGCTATTGATACGTCACAGCTGCTTCGACCAGCATTTGGGCCTGTTGCAGTTGGAG GTGAATCTACAATCTCTACGACCTGCCCTACCTGCGGCCATTTTGTGACGAATCCACTGGTCACCATGGGAATTGTGACAGAGCCGTTGGCCAGAGTTCTCCTGCCACCACCAACCGCCCCGCTGACAGAGAAGAAACAGTCATCTAAGAGAGTTGAAAAGGGCCGTGTACTTAGTACACAAGAAATCCTTAGTTCATTGCAG GAAAAGGAGAAGAAGGAAGAAGAAAGGAGAGCAGCTATTGCAACGAGGAAGTTAGAGGCAGAGAAGAGACGAGAGGCGAAGGCAAAAGATGCAGAGGAGAGACGTTTGAAGAGAGCAGAGGAACAGACAAAAAGGGCCGAGAAAAGAAAAAGGGAGGAAGAGGAAAAGGCAGAGAGGAAGAGACTCAGAGAAGAGAGAAAGGCACAGAAGGAAGCAAGGAGTTTGAGAAGAGAGATAGTTGTTATCGATGAATTGAGAGCCTCTATGTATATTTGTAACGTATGTGGCGGACGTGGCAGAAAGGACGACGAAGTAAATGGTGTTGAGTGGTATGGTTGTGATGGATGTGAGGCTTGGTACCATGATGGATGTTTGAGTGTAAGGGAGTTGGAGTTTGTCAGAGTAAGTTTGAATGAGAGAAGTGATTGGCTGTGTAAGTCATGTAGTGCTTGCTTGTATGAGGAGTAA